From a single Sediminibacterium sp. KACHI17 genomic region:
- the pgi gene encoding glucose-6-phosphate isomerase, which translates to MLPKINPTNTQAWFLLQKHYEEEMNRRHMRDLFAADAERFNKFSIRLNDLLFDYSKNIINQKTLQLLLQLAEDCKLKDAIHEMFAGIKINETEQRSVLHTALRNFSDTPILVDGKDIMPHVQRVQAHMKSFTEEVHSGKHKGYTGKKIRFIVNIGIGGSDLGPVMVTEALKPFWKKGIETFFVSNIDGTHISEVLKKVRPEETLFLIASKTFTTQETMTNAHTARQWFLETAEDEKHIAKHFVALSTNEKEVTAFGIDKNNMFEFWDWVGGRYSLWSAIGLSIALTIGYDHFEELLKGAAAADEHFRKEKFEKNIPVLMALLGIWYTNFFGAQSEAILPYDQYLHRFAAYFQQGNMESNGKSIDRSGNPVNYATGPVIWGEPGTNGQHAFYQLLHQGTPLVPCDFIAPAISHNPVGDHHQKLLSNFFAQTEALMNGKSENEVKVELMKDHKSQEEIKKIAPFKIFDGNKPTNSILIKEINPFNLGQLIALYEHKIFVQGVIWNIYSFDQWGVELGKQLANKVLPELADDSEIHSHDSSTNGLINAYKAFRKA; encoded by the coding sequence ATGTTACCTAAAATCAATCCGACCAATACACAAGCATGGTTTTTATTGCAGAAGCACTATGAGGAAGAAATGAATCGCCGTCATATGCGCGATCTCTTTGCTGCTGATGCAGAAAGGTTTAATAAATTTTCTATCAGATTGAATGATCTTCTTTTTGATTATTCTAAAAATATCATCAATCAGAAGACATTACAATTACTCCTGCAACTGGCTGAAGACTGCAAACTAAAAGATGCAATACATGAGATGTTTGCAGGCATCAAGATCAATGAAACGGAACAACGTTCTGTGCTTCATACAGCCCTGCGTAATTTTTCTGACACCCCTATCCTAGTAGATGGAAAAGATATCATGCCTCATGTACAAAGAGTACAGGCGCATATGAAATCGTTTACCGAAGAGGTGCATAGCGGAAAACATAAAGGGTACACAGGAAAAAAAATCCGATTCATAGTAAACATCGGTATCGGAGGAAGTGATCTCGGACCGGTAATGGTTACTGAGGCCCTCAAGCCATTTTGGAAAAAAGGGATCGAAACTTTTTTTGTAAGCAATATTGATGGCACACATATCAGTGAAGTATTAAAAAAAGTAAGACCGGAAGAAACCTTATTTCTGATCGCATCCAAAACATTTACTACGCAAGAAACCATGACCAATGCGCATACTGCTAGGCAATGGTTTTTGGAAACTGCCGAAGACGAAAAACACATCGCCAAACATTTCGTAGCGCTCAGTACCAATGAAAAAGAAGTGACCGCTTTTGGTATTGATAAGAACAATATGTTCGAATTCTGGGATTGGGTTGGTGGGAGATATTCTTTGTGGAGTGCTATCGGATTATCGATCGCATTGACCATCGGTTATGATCATTTTGAAGAATTGCTCAAAGGAGCTGCAGCTGCAGATGAACATTTCAGAAAAGAAAAATTTGAGAAAAATATTCCTGTACTGATGGCTCTATTGGGTATTTGGTATACCAATTTCTTTGGTGCACAAAGCGAAGCGATATTACCATACGACCAATACCTGCACAGATTTGCCGCCTATTTCCAACAAGGGAATATGGAAAGTAACGGAAAGAGCATTGATAGAAGCGGCAACCCGGTTAACTATGCAACAGGCCCTGTTATCTGGGGTGAGCCGGGTACCAATGGACAACATGCTTTCTATCAGTTGTTACATCAGGGTACACCATTGGTGCCTTGCGATTTTATAGCACCTGCTATCAGCCATAATCCGGTTGGAGATCATCATCAAAAATTATTATCCAATTTCTTCGCGCAAACAGAAGCGTTGATGAATGGAAAATCAGAGAATGAAGTGAAAGTGGAATTGATGAAGGATCATAAATCACAGGAAGAGATCAAAAAGATCGCTCCATTCAAAATATTCGATGGTAATAAACCAACCAACTCTATTTTAATCAAAGAGATCAACCCCTTCAATTTGGGTCAGCTCATTGCATTGTATGAACACAAAATATTTGTACAAGGTGTGATCTGGAACATCTATAGCTTTGATCAGTGGGGTGTTGAATTGGGAAAACAGTTGGCCAATAAAGTATTACCTGAATTGGCAGATGACTCTGAAATACATTCTCATGATAGTTCAACCAATGGACTAATCAATGCGTATAAAGCGTTTAGAAAAGCATAG
- a CDS encoding GNAT family N-acetyltransferase yields the protein MEGVTIRHIHPADNAAMANVIRRSLEEFGANRPGTVYFDDSTDHLYELFQSEPLSEYFIAEKEGVLLGGAGIYPTDALPEGTCELVKMYLTPSARGLGLGRTMIAKCLEAAKNKGFTSVYLETMPELKKAVSVYEKFGFTYLDGPMGNSGHNGCDIWMIRKL from the coding sequence ATGGAAGGAGTTACCATACGTCATATACATCCAGCCGATAATGCCGCCATGGCAAATGTGATCAGAAGATCATTGGAAGAGTTTGGTGCGAACAGACCAGGTACAGTTTATTTTGATGATAGCACTGATCATCTCTATGAATTGTTTCAATCTGAACCATTGAGTGAGTATTTCATTGCAGAAAAAGAGGGTGTTTTATTAGGTGGTGCCGGTATTTATCCCACCGATGCATTACCTGAAGGAACTTGTGAATTGGTAAAAATGTATCTCACTCCTTCCGCACGTGGACTGGGTTTAGGCAGAACAATGATCGCGAAGTGTTTAGAAGCAGCAAAAAATAAAGGGTTTACTTCTGTTTATCTTGAGACAATGCCCGAATTAAAGAAAGCCGTAAGTGTCTATGAAAAATTCGGCTTTACCTACCTTGATGGTCCCATGGGAAACAGCGGGCATAATGGATGTGATATTTGGATGATTAGAAAACTGTAA
- a CDS encoding DUF3276 family protein, whose product MAYENNDKKMESVYSKRIRAGKRRTYFFDVRATRGNDYYLTITESRKRFDNNGYDRHKIFLYKEDFNKFIKALGEAVDYVKTDLMPDFDFDAFNHEYDDAEGAEGQQDGYTADAEVEEVAAPAPVAVAATPITDAAAASTTASEEVDKW is encoded by the coding sequence GTGGCGTACGAGAACAACGACAAAAAAATGGAAAGTGTTTACAGCAAACGAATCAGAGCTGGTAAAAGAAGAACCTATTTTTTTGATGTAAGGGCTACTCGCGGAAATGATTATTATTTAACGATCACCGAGAGCCGTAAGCGTTTTGATAACAATGGTTATGACAGACACAAGATCTTCCTCTACAAAGAAGATTTCAACAAGTTCATCAAAGCATTGGGAGAGGCTGTTGACTATGTGAAGACCGACCTGATGCCAGATTTCGATTTCGACGCATTCAACCATGAATATGATGATGCAGAAGGTGCTGAAGGGCAGCAAGACGGCTACACTGCCGATGCTGAAGTAGAAGAAGTAGCTGCTCCCGCTCCGGTAGCTGTTGCTGCGACACCTATCACTGACGCTGCTGCTGCATCAACCACTGCTTCTGAAGAAGTAGACAAATGGTAA
- a CDS encoding ABC transporter ATP-binding protein → MKHLSALNKYFWKYRFRFFLGILFVVLSNYFAVLAPQITGFVVNQVQQQLPGAKPSSLKNTDDGLVTAFIQWVSSSEFTFAWLVAICSMTILLLAILRGVLMFFMRQTIIVMSRHIEYDQKNEIFNHYQLLDTSFYKTHSTGDLMSRMTEDVSRVRMYTGPAIMYLINLVTLISFCVVNMLRKDVTLTLYVLAPLPILAITIYIVNSIINKKSERIQALLSDLTTNAQESYSGIRVIKSFVQEKAMMGFFEKNSESYKKNAIGLAKVEAIYFPSMALMIGISTLVTIFIGGIQALQDPSKVGLVVEFVIYINMLTFPVSAIGWTASMIQRAAASQKRLNEFLLTAPVIKDNATEKSTEKVGGDIVIQDLSFTYPHTGIRAIQDFNLSIRRGEKILILGKTGSGKSTLAQLLLRFYDPTNGRIQIGNRDIRNIPLHELRSQISYVQQDVFLFSDTVHDNISFGLKEPAERTVVERAASFSSVHKEIQGFSNGYETMIGERGVTLSGGQKQRISIARALIKEPEIIIFDDCLSAVDAKTEYEIISNLYQYLHDKTAIIITHRIFTSFKFDKIIVLDNGSLSESGTHEELLKRNGYYAELYRLQLTDNS, encoded by the coding sequence GTGAAGCACCTCTCGGCACTCAATAAATATTTCTGGAAATATCGCTTCCGATTCTTTCTCGGAATACTCTTTGTTGTTTTATCCAACTACTTTGCCGTATTGGCCCCCCAGATCACCGGTTTTGTGGTAAATCAGGTACAGCAGCAATTGCCCGGTGCGAAACCTTCCTCCCTTAAGAACACCGATGATGGACTGGTAACTGCCTTTATTCAATGGGTCAGTTCATCGGAATTCACTTTTGCATGGCTGGTGGCTATTTGCAGTATGACGATTTTATTATTGGCCATTTTGAGGGGTGTACTTATGTTCTTTATGCGTCAAACCATCATTGTGATGAGTCGCCACATTGAATATGATCAGAAAAATGAAATATTCAATCACTATCAACTATTAGATACTTCGTTTTATAAGACCCATAGTACGGGGGATCTGATGAGCAGAATGACAGAAGATGTCAGCAGGGTGAGAATGTATACGGGTCCGGCCATCATGTACCTTATTAATTTGGTGACACTGATCAGTTTTTGCGTTGTGAACATGTTACGAAAAGATGTAACGCTGACTTTATACGTTCTGGCTCCTTTACCAATTCTGGCCATTACTATTTATATTGTCAATAGTATCATCAACAAGAAAAGTGAACGCATCCAGGCTTTATTATCTGACCTTACCACCAATGCACAAGAATCCTATTCAGGCATACGTGTGATCAAGTCTTTTGTGCAAGAGAAGGCCATGATGGGCTTTTTTGAGAAAAATAGTGAATCTTATAAGAAAAACGCTATTGGATTGGCGAAAGTAGAAGCCATTTACTTCCCAAGCATGGCTTTAATGATCGGCATCAGTACACTTGTGACCATCTTTATTGGAGGCATTCAAGCTTTGCAGGATCCGAGTAAAGTAGGGCTGGTGGTCGAGTTTGTGATCTATATTAACATGCTGACCTTTCCTGTAAGTGCTATTGGCTGGACAGCCAGTATGATCCAGCGAGCGGCAGCTTCTCAAAAACGTTTGAATGAATTCCTGTTGACAGCGCCAGTGATCAAAGACAATGCGACAGAAAAAAGTACGGAAAAGGTAGGGGGTGATATTGTCATTCAGGATTTATCTTTCACATATCCGCATACAGGTATACGTGCAATACAGGATTTTAATTTATCGATTCGTCGCGGAGAAAAAATATTGATCCTTGGAAAAACAGGCAGTGGTAAGTCCACCTTGGCTCAATTATTATTACGATTTTATGATCCGACGAATGGTCGTATTCAAATTGGTAATCGTGATATCAGGAATATCCCTTTACATGAACTACGTTCTCAGATCAGTTATGTACAACAGGATGTATTTCTATTCAGTGACACGGTGCATGATAATATCAGTTTTGGTTTGAAAGAACCAGCAGAGAGAACTGTGGTTGAACGAGCTGCTTCATTTTCTAGTGTTCATAAAGAGATTCAGGGATTTAGTAATGGATATGAAACGATGATCGGGGAGCGTGGGGTGACTTTGAGTGGTGGACAAAAACAAAGGATATCGATCGCCCGTGCACTGATAAAAGAACCCGAGATCATCATTTTTGATGATTGTTTGAGTGCAGTGGATGCGAAGACAGAATATGAGATCATTAGTAATCTCTACCAATATTTACATGATAAAACGGCGATCATTATAACCCACCGAATTTTCACCAGCTTTAAATTTGATAAGATCATTGTACTCGACAATGGCTCACTTAGCGAATCCGGCACACATGAGGAATTGCTCAAGCGAAATGGATACTATGCCGAATTGTACCGTTTACAGTTAACGGATAACAGTTAA
- a CDS encoding FKBP-type peptidyl-prolyl cis-trans isomerase translates to MKRALLLLSLGIVTLFVSCGKQDKGCEPKTPASERAEMVAYCQANGINFTEHSSGILYEIVSTGSGITPTINNLVFAVYTGKLLNGTQFDATANPISFPLSGVIEGWKIGIPLIQKSGRIKMVIPSALAYSCTGSNSIPPNSPLFFDVTLTDVK, encoded by the coding sequence ATGAAAAGAGCTTTATTGTTATTGAGTTTAGGAATTGTAACCCTCTTTGTTTCTTGTGGAAAGCAGGATAAAGGATGTGAACCCAAAACACCTGCATCGGAGAGAGCGGAAATGGTGGCCTATTGTCAGGCAAATGGGATCAACTTTACGGAGCACTCGAGTGGAATACTTTATGAAATTGTATCAACTGGTTCAGGCATCACACCTACCATTAATAACCTGGTTTTTGCTGTATATACTGGAAAACTTTTGAACGGAACTCAATTTGATGCTACTGCAAACCCGATCAGCTTTCCTTTGAGTGGTGTGATTGAGGGCTGGAAGATCGGTATTCCGCTTATCCAGAAGAGCGGCAGGATCAAAATGGTGATACCATCGGCTTTGGCATATAGCTGTACCGGATCAAACTCGATTCCACCGAATAGTCCGCTTTTCTTTGATGTAACGTTAACAGACGTAAAATAA
- the secDF gene encoding protein translocase subunit SecDF, translating into MQLKGLVRFFAIALILICLYQLSFTWFVRSHEKAMDEKAQAWISRFPTPEQKYPGNKELQAIYADSLSEVKKERLQRLLDSTKDTKLAFGLTTYRSAKEKELMLGLDLQGGMSVTMEVGLDGLIKSLANFTKDPVFNKALDAAVARKANSGANLITLFREEYKKQNPSGNLAPFFATRSNGKVKFDASDDAVANYLNDQATAAFNNTFRILRTRIDRFGVASPTINPDPAKGIINIELAGVNDKERVRSYLQSTANLQFFEVYTFESRDLQEGLVAADKAVQDYLNGSAQTTPADTTKAATTATTTADTTKTATISGIKKDAKTTAATTTPKDSLNQNPIARLIQFSQPYQDQGGKVIYPAALGYIQAKDTGTLNDYLKLDFVKAKFPSNLVFMYGKTESSDANMKDILAFYAIKTLDNGQAELEGDHISSAAQDFDERGRIAIKMNMDKVGSNIWAKMTTRNVGKPIAIVLDNFVYSAPNVNDPITTGNSQISGNYTLKEAQDLSEILESGKLPAPAKIVQEQQVGPTLGSESVKGGALSFGISFLVIFVLMLVYFNTGGWVANIALILNLLFTVGILSALGFTLTAPGIAGLVLTIGMAVDTNVIIFERIKEEITKGKGYQAAVNDGYKRSLAPVLDGHITTLLTAIILAYFGLGPVLGFATTQIIGILLSLFCGILVSRLITDWYTNKNRHFEYFTGLSRKIFQKAAFKFIEYRKVAYAISIVIFLLGVSTFFNGFDQGVEFAGGRSYTIKFDKPVNVEEVRDQLKVTFGESPIIKTVNSNNQLNITTSYKIEETGNNVDSLVERMLYTGLQKQLPQGLSFNEFETKYKQSSQTVLPTISDDLKAGATQATIFALIVICLYIFIRFRDWRYSLGTIFSLMHDVFVTLIVFSYARTIVPFPLEIDQHFIAAILTVIGFSMNDTVIVYDRIREDSGMMKGVNNATIINKAINETLSRTIMTSLTVFLTLLILFIFGGEVTRGFAFAMMIGVFTGTYSSIFVAAPILVDFAKNKPLGKATEKK; encoded by the coding sequence ATGCAACTGAAAGGTTTAGTGCGATTTTTTGCGATTGCCCTGATTTTAATCTGCCTCTACCAGTTATCTTTTACCTGGTTTGTACGCAGCCACGAAAAAGCCATGGATGAAAAGGCGCAAGCCTGGATCTCCCGCTTCCCTACTCCGGAACAAAAATACCCCGGGAACAAAGAACTACAGGCGATCTACGCCGACAGCCTTTCTGAAGTAAAAAAGGAAAGATTGCAGCGTCTACTCGACAGTACCAAAGACACCAAGCTGGCTTTTGGTTTAACGACGTACCGCAGTGCGAAAGAAAAAGAACTCATGTTGGGTCTGGATCTGCAAGGTGGTATGAGCGTGACTATGGAAGTAGGATTGGATGGCTTGATCAAATCACTGGCCAACTTTACCAAAGACCCTGTCTTCAATAAAGCATTGGATGCTGCAGTTGCGCGTAAAGCTAATAGTGGTGCGAACTTGATCACTTTATTCCGTGAAGAATACAAGAAACAGAATCCTTCCGGTAACCTCGCTCCTTTTTTTGCTACACGTAGCAATGGAAAAGTGAAGTTTGATGCTTCTGATGATGCAGTAGCGAACTACCTGAATGATCAGGCTACCGCTGCTTTCAACAATACATTCCGAATCTTGCGTACACGTATCGACCGTTTTGGTGTGGCATCTCCTACCATCAATCCTGATCCCGCAAAAGGTATCATCAATATTGAACTGGCAGGTGTCAATGATAAAGAGCGTGTAAGATCTTATTTACAATCTACTGCCAATCTTCAGTTCTTCGAAGTATATACTTTTGAGAGCCGCGATCTGCAAGAAGGTTTAGTAGCTGCTGATAAAGCAGTTCAGGATTACCTGAATGGTTCAGCACAAACTACACCGGCTGATACCACAAAAGCAGCCACTACAGCAACCACCACTGCTGATACTACTAAAACTGCGACCATCTCTGGTATTAAAAAAGATGCAAAGACAACCGCTGCAACTACTACACCAAAAGATAGTCTGAACCAAAATCCGATCGCCAGATTGATCCAATTCTCTCAGCCTTATCAAGATCAGGGTGGTAAAGTGATCTATCCGGCTGCTTTGGGTTATATCCAAGCGAAAGATACCGGTACACTGAATGATTATTTGAAACTTGATTTCGTGAAAGCGAAATTCCCTTCTAACCTGGTATTCATGTATGGCAAAACAGAATCTTCTGATGCCAATATGAAAGATATTCTGGCTTTCTATGCGATCAAAACATTAGATAATGGCCAGGCTGAATTGGAAGGCGATCATATCTCTAGCGCTGCTCAGGATTTTGATGAGCGTGGACGTATCGCTATCAAAATGAACATGGATAAAGTGGGTAGCAATATCTGGGCTAAAATGACCACACGTAATGTGGGCAAGCCGATCGCTATCGTATTGGATAATTTTGTTTATTCTGCACCGAATGTGAATGATCCAATCACTACCGGTAACTCACAGATCAGTGGTAACTATACTTTAAAAGAAGCACAAGATCTATCTGAGATCCTTGAAAGCGGTAAACTGCCTGCTCCTGCTAAAATCGTTCAGGAACAACAAGTAGGTCCTACCTTGGGTAGCGAATCTGTAAAAGGCGGTGCTCTTTCTTTCGGTATCTCATTCTTGGTGATCTTCGTATTGATGCTGGTTTACTTTAATACCGGCGGATGGGTGGCTAACATCGCCCTGATCCTTAACCTACTGTTCACTGTGGGTATCCTCAGTGCACTTGGATTTACCTTAACCGCTCCTGGTATTGCAGGTCTGGTACTGACCATCGGTATGGCAGTGGATACCAACGTAATCATCTTTGAGCGTATCAAAGAGGAAATAACCAAAGGAAAAGGTTATCAAGCTGCTGTGAATGATGGTTACAAACGTTCATTGGCTCCTGTACTCGATGGACATATCACTACTTTATTAACCGCTATTATCCTTGCCTATTTTGGATTAGGTCCGGTATTAGGTTTCGCTACCACACAGATCATTGGTATTCTGTTGTCATTATTCTGCGGTATCCTGGTATCTCGTCTGATCACTGACTGGTATACGAATAAGAATCGTCACTTTGAATATTTCACAGGATTATCTAGAAAGATCTTCCAAAAAGCCGCTTTCAAATTCATTGAATACAGAAAAGTTGCTTATGCAATTTCTATCGTGATCTTCTTACTGGGTGTATCTACCTTCTTCAATGGCTTTGATCAAGGTGTGGAATTCGCAGGTGGACGTAGCTATACCATTAAGTTTGATAAGCCTGTGAATGTTGAAGAAGTGCGTGATCAGTTGAAAGTTACTTTCGGCGAATCACCCATCATCAAAACAGTAAACAGTAATAACCAGCTTAACATCACTACTTCTTATAAAATTGAAGAAACCGGCAACAATGTAGATTCTTTGGTTGAACGCATGTTGTATACCGGCTTACAGAAGCAGTTGCCACAAGGCTTAAGTTTCAATGAATTTGAAACAAAGTATAAGCAAAGCTCTCAGACCGTATTACCTACGATCTCTGATGACTTGAAAGCCGGTGCTACACAAGCTACCATCTTCGCACTCATCGTGATCTGTTTGTATATCTTCATCCGTTTCCGTGATTGGAGATACTCATTGGGTACGATCTTCTCTTTGATGCACGACGTATTTGTTACGTTGATCGTTTTCAGTTACGCGCGTACTATTGTACCATTCCCATTAGAAATCGACCAGCATTTTATTGCTGCGATCTTGACGGTGATCGGTTTCTCAATGAATGATACAGTGATCGTGTATGACCGTATCCGTGAAGACAGCGGTATGATGAAAGGTGTTAACAATGCAACGATTATCAATAAAGCGATCAATGAAACATTGAGCCGTACCATTATGACCTCTCTCACCGTATTCTTAACCCTGTTGATCCTCTTCATCTTTGGTGGTGAAGTGACCAGAGGTTTTGCATTCGCCATGATGATCGGGGTATTCACTGGTACTTACTCTTCTATCTTCGTAGCAGCTCCGATCTTGGTAGACTTTGCTAAAAACAAACCATTAGGTAAGGCTACTGAAAAGAAATAA
- a CDS encoding iron-sulfur cluster assembly accessory protein, producing MSTITGTPVSLTEGAINELRRLMNEEGFDQSQFLRVGVKGGGCSGMTYVLGFDQPTDEDEHFEIEGIRCVMNKSHQLYLYGMEIDWQGGLNSRGFTFTNPNASKTCGCGTSFAV from the coding sequence ATGAGTACGATCACAGGAACACCGGTGAGTTTAACGGAAGGCGCGATCAATGAATTACGTCGCTTGATGAATGAAGAGGGTTTTGATCAAAGTCAATTCCTGCGTGTAGGCGTTAAGGGTGGGGGTTGCAGCGGTATGACCTATGTATTGGGATTTGATCAGCCTACTGATGAAGACGAACATTTCGAAATTGAAGGCATTCGTTGCGTCATGAATAAAAGTCATCAGTTATACCTCTATGGGATGGAAATTGATTGGCAGGGTGGATTGAACAGTCGTGGGTTCACTTTTACGAACCCCAATGCCAGTAAGACCTGCGGATGTGGCACCTCTTTTGCAGTTTAA
- a CDS encoding methylmalonyl-CoA mutase family protein has protein sequence MKKITTDSGIDIKEVYYPADLPNTEQEKPGSFPYTRGVQPDMYRGKLWTMRQYAGFSTAEESNKRYHYLLSQGVMGLSVAFDLPTQIGYDSDHALAEGEVGKVGVAIDSLEDMETLFKGIQLEQVSTSMTINATGFILLAFYVALAKKQGADLKKISGTIQNDILKEYAARGTYIYPPKPSMRIITDIFEWCSKELPKWNTISISGYHIREAGSTAVQEIAFTLSNGKAYVKAAIDKGLDINVFGKRLSFFFNAHNNLFEEIAKFRAARKMWATMMKELGATDEKAMMLRFHTQTGGATLTAQQPLNNICRVTIQTLAAVLGGTQSLHTNGYDEALSLPTEEAARIALRTQQIVAFESGAPDTVDPLAGSYFIESLTKEVEDKAWQLVEKIDAMGGSVAAIEEGFMQDEIARSAYEYQRNIESGEKIIVGVNKFQVQETNNTPVFKIDDSIRQVQSDKLKSLRSRRDQVKVDACLQAISQAAQTNENLMPLVIEAVENYATLGEISDTLRKVFGEYQ, from the coding sequence ATGAAAAAGATAACTACCGACAGCGGCATTGATATCAAAGAAGTGTATTATCCTGCTGATCTCCCCAATACTGAGCAGGAAAAGCCGGGAAGTTTTCCTTATACCAGAGGTGTGCAACCGGATATGTATCGTGGTAAATTATGGACGATGCGTCAGTATGCCGGATTTTCAACTGCAGAAGAAAGTAATAAGCGCTATCATTATTTGTTATCACAAGGTGTAATGGGATTGAGTGTGGCATTTGATCTACCCACACAAATAGGATATGACAGTGATCATGCATTAGCAGAAGGTGAAGTGGGTAAAGTGGGTGTAGCAATCGATAGCTTGGAAGATATGGAAACCCTTTTCAAGGGGATACAATTGGAGCAGGTCAGCACTTCCATGACCATCAATGCTACCGGATTTATCTTACTGGCTTTTTATGTGGCACTTGCCAAAAAGCAGGGCGCAGATCTGAAGAAGATCAGTGGTACGATTCAGAATGATATCCTGAAAGAATATGCTGCGAGAGGAACTTATATCTATCCTCCCAAACCTTCTATGCGTATCATCACTGACATCTTTGAATGGTGTAGTAAAGAATTGCCTAAGTGGAATACCATCTCCATATCAGGATATCATATTCGTGAAGCAGGAAGCACTGCTGTGCAGGAAATCGCCTTTACATTGAGTAATGGTAAAGCCTATGTAAAAGCTGCTATCGACAAAGGACTTGATATCAATGTTTTTGGTAAACGTCTCTCCTTTTTCTTCAATGCACACAATAATCTCTTTGAAGAAATTGCAAAATTCAGAGCGGCCAGAAAAATGTGGGCAACCATGATGAAAGAATTGGGTGCTACAGACGAAAAAGCAATGATGCTTCGCTTTCATACCCAAACAGGTGGCGCCACACTCACAGCACAACAACCTTTGAATAATATTTGTCGTGTCACCATTCAAACACTTGCTGCTGTATTAGGCGGAACGCAAAGTTTACATACCAATGGTTATGATGAAGCCCTCAGTTTACCAACTGAAGAAGCGGCACGTATTGCCTTGCGTACACAGCAAATTGTGGCTTTTGAGAGCGGAGCACCTGACACAGTTGATCCTTTGGCAGGAAGTTATTTCATTGAGTCATTGACCAAAGAAGTAGAAGACAAAGCCTGGCAGCTAGTCGAAAAAATTGACGCTATGGGCGGAAGTGTGGCTGCAATCGAAGAAGGATTTATGCAGGATGAGATCGCACGTAGTGCCTATGAATACCAACGTAATATTGAGAGTGGTGAAAAGATCATTGTTGGGGTGAATAAATTTCAGGTGCAAGAGACAAACAATACCCCTGTATTTAAGATTGATGATAGTATTCGTCAGGTTCAAAGTGATAAACTCAAATCACTCAGATCAAGAAGAGATCAGGTTAAAGTAGATGCTTGTTTACAGGCAATATCTCAGGCCGCACAAACAAATGAAAACCTCATGCCACTGGTGATAGAAGCAGTTGAAAACTATGCAACATTGGGTGAGATATCGGATACTTTAAGAAAAGTCTTTGGAGAATATCAATAG
- a CDS encoding GNAT family N-acetyltransferase yields MYTIQLANTHKDLQEIAALSSVNLRTIVSETEKAAQGFLTWEYTEKLLQDMHEIAPSVIAKWNDQVVGYALVATHAMSGVHAEMNVMLNNLATLTYQGKPMNDYKYYMMGQICIAKEHRGQGLFDQLYEYHRKVNSDQYDILLTEVSTSNHRSLRAHERVGFKTIHTYHDHMDEWNVVVWDWRKEAN; encoded by the coding sequence ATGTATACGATACAGTTAGCCAACACACATAAAGATTTACAGGAAATAGCAGCACTCTCTTCAGTCAATCTGCGTACCATTGTCAGTGAAACCGAAAAGGCAGCACAAGGTTTCCTCACTTGGGAATACACTGAAAAATTGTTGCAGGATATGCATGAAATTGCGCCCAGTGTCATCGCAAAGTGGAATGACCAAGTAGTAGGCTATGCACTAGTAGCTACACATGCAATGTCAGGAGTGCATGCAGAAATGAACGTGATGCTGAACAATCTTGCCACTTTAACCTATCAAGGCAAGCCGATGAACGACTATAAGTACTACATGATGGGACAAATATGTATAGCAAAAGAGCATCGTGGACAAGGCTTGTTCGATCAGTTGTATGAATATCATCGAAAGGTCAATAGTGATCAGTATGATATCCTACTCACAGAAGTATCAACTTCCAACCACCGCTCTTTGAGAGCACACGAGCGAGTTGGATTTAAAACCATCCACACCTATCATGATCATATGGATGAATGGAATGTAGTAGTATGGGATTGGAGGAAAGAAGCAAACTGA